One Actinomycetota bacterium genomic region harbors:
- a CDS encoding fumarylacetoacetate hydrolase family protein, whose translation MRIARFRTGGGAVYAGRVEGEVVVPKLPGDGHAGRWAAIDLAMASKPIEGMAPIPLADVRLLAPVPQPGAIRDFYAFESHVATARRARGLDMDPDWYELPVFYFSNPHTMFGPDDPIPSPRTSDAVDYELEVAALVGRDCSDVTAEEAAQAIAGYTIFNDWSARDLQRREMAQGLGPAKGKDFASSSGPWLVTPDELPGGAAGRPEGAMVARVNGEEWSRDDMRNAHWSFAEMLAYASRDSVVRRGDLIGSGTCGTGCILELAAVHGPQRHPWLRTGDTVELEVERIGVLRNTVA comes from the coding sequence TTGAGGATCGCCCGGTTCCGCACCGGCGGCGGCGCGGTCTACGCGGGAAGGGTCGAGGGCGAGGTCGTCGTCCCGAAGCTGCCGGGAGACGGCCACGCCGGACGGTGGGCGGCGATCGACCTCGCGATGGCCTCCAAGCCGATCGAGGGCATGGCTCCGATCCCGCTCGCCGACGTGCGTCTGCTCGCCCCCGTCCCCCAGCCGGGAGCGATCAGGGACTTCTACGCCTTCGAGTCCCACGTGGCGACGGCGCGCCGCGCGCGCGGCCTGGACATGGACCCGGACTGGTACGAGCTCCCGGTCTTCTACTTCTCCAACCCCCACACCATGTTCGGACCCGACGACCCCATCCCCTCGCCGCGCACCTCGGACGCCGTCGACTACGAGCTGGAGGTGGCGGCGCTCGTCGGCCGCGACTGCTCGGACGTCACGGCGGAGGAGGCGGCCCAGGCCATCGCCGGGTACACGATCTTCAATGACTGGTCGGCCCGTGACCTTCAGCGGAGGGAGATGGCGCAGGGCCTGGGCCCGGCCAAGGGGAAGGACTTCGCGTCCAGCTCGGGTCCGTGGCTCGTCACCCCCGACGAGCTCCCCGGGGGCGCCGCCGGGCGACCGGAGGGAGCCATGGTCGCGCGGGTGAACGGCGAGGAGTGGTCGCGGGACGACATGCGCAACGCTCATTGGAGCTTCGCGGAGATGCTCGCGTACGCGTCACGGGACTCCGTGGTGCGGCGCGGGGACCTGATCGGGTCCGGGACCTGCGGGACCGGATGCATCCTCGAACTGGCGGCCGTGCACGGTCCGCAGCGCCACCCCTGGCTGCGTACGGGGGACACGGTCGAGCTCGAGGTGGAGAGGATCGGCGTCCTGCGCAACACGGTCGCGTAA
- a CDS encoding 4'-phosphopantetheinyl transferase superfamily protein, whose protein sequence is MTYVDVWRVDLSRWEGDVLTQVERERALTFGSRRYRRRWMAARSAVRVVVSRYVGADPLRLPIVVGPHGKPSTSGICFNVSHSAELALVAVAPVNVGVDVEEVRPERPVARLAARVGAAPDSFYRDWTRKEAYLKATGLGLRVPLREVDVSGDEPAPGWSLLSLDVGAGYAAAVCADAPRFEVALRDADPN, encoded by the coding sequence GTGACCTACGTCGATGTCTGGCGGGTCGATCTGTCCCGGTGGGAGGGGGATGTCCTGACGCAGGTCGAGCGGGAGCGGGCCTTGACCTTCGGCTCCCGGCGCTACCGGCGCCGGTGGATGGCCGCGAGGTCGGCCGTCCGGGTCGTGGTGTCCAGGTACGTGGGCGCCGACCCGCTCCGGCTCCCGATCGTCGTGGGCCCCCACGGGAAGCCGTCGACGTCCGGCATCTGCTTCAACGTGTCTCACAGCGCCGAGCTCGCTCTCGTGGCCGTCGCGCCCGTCAACGTCGGGGTGGACGTGGAGGAGGTCAGGCCGGAGCGCCCCGTCGCCCGGCTGGCCGCCAGGGTGGGCGCCGCGCCGGACTCCTTCTACCGCGACTGGACCCGCAAGGAGGCCTACCTGAAGGCGACCGGCCTCGGTCTGCGGGTCCCGCTGCGTGAGGTGGATGTCTCGGGTGATGAGCCTGCGCCAGGTTGGAGCCTCCTCTCCCTCGACGTGGGAGCCGGCTACGCGGCGGCCGTCTGCGCCGATGCTCCGAGGTTCGAGGTCGCCCTGCGCGACGCGGATCCGAACTAG
- the hppD gene encoding 4-hydroxyphenylpyruvate dioxygenase produces the protein MAATPPTTPLGLQGIDHLEFWVGNARSTAGFFASHFGFDITAYAGPETGVRDRASYVCEQGDIRFVFTGALAPESEIAEHVRLHGDGVKDVAFLVSDAEAAHRGALERGATSDREPETVEDETGKLVRASIRAYGDTRHTFVERSAYSGRFMPGYGEAPLARPCGPDVGLRIVDHVVANVEDMKPWVAFYERVLGFGEMTRFTDEDISTEYSALMSTVVEGGEGKIVLPINEPATGKRKSQIEEYLDFYRGPGVQHIALRTQDIVGAVRAMRERGVRFLRIPDTYYEDVAGRLADLDLDWRTLQELGILVDRDHDGYLLQIFTENVMDRPTVFFEIIQREGSRGFGQGNFKALFVAIEREQERRGNL, from the coding sequence ATGGCCGCCACGCCCCCGACCACGCCCCTGGGACTCCAGGGGATCGACCACCTCGAGTTCTGGGTGGGCAACGCCCGGTCCACGGCCGGGTTCTTCGCCTCCCACTTCGGCTTCGACATCACCGCCTACGCGGGCCCCGAGACGGGGGTGCGTGACCGAGCGTCCTACGTGTGCGAGCAGGGCGACATCAGGTTCGTCTTCACGGGCGCGCTCGCGCCGGAGTCGGAGATCGCCGAGCACGTCCGCCTCCACGGGGACGGTGTGAAGGACGTGGCCTTCCTCGTATCCGACGCCGAGGCGGCCCATCGCGGCGCCCTCGAGCGGGGAGCCACCTCGGACCGGGAGCCGGAGACGGTGGAGGACGAGACGGGCAAGCTCGTCCGGGCTTCGATCCGTGCCTACGGGGACACCCGTCACACCTTCGTCGAGCGCTCGGCCTACTCGGGCCGGTTCATGCCCGGGTACGGCGAGGCCCCACTCGCCCGCCCATGCGGGCCCGATGTGGGCCTGCGCATCGTGGACCACGTGGTCGCCAACGTCGAGGACATGAAGCCGTGGGTGGCGTTCTACGAGCGTGTGCTCGGGTTCGGCGAGATGACGAGGTTCACCGACGAGGACATCTCCACGGAGTACTCGGCGCTGATGTCCACCGTCGTCGAGGGCGGCGAGGGGAAGATCGTGCTCCCCATAAACGAGCCCGCGACGGGGAAGCGCAAGTCCCAGATCGAGGAGTACCTCGACTTCTACCGGGGGCCGGGGGTCCAGCACATCGCGCTCAGGACGCAGGACATCGTCGGCGCGGTGCGCGCGATGCGGGAGCGGGGGGTCCGCTTCCTGCGGATCCCGGACACCTACTACGAGGACGTGGCCGGCCGCCTCGCCGACCTCGACCTCGATTGGCGGACCCTGCAGGAGCTGGGGATCCTGGTGGACCGGGACCACGATGGGTACCTGCTCCAGATCTTCACGGAGAACGTGATGGACCGACCCACCGTCTTCTTCGAGATCATCCAGCGGGAGGGCTCCCGAGGGTTCGGCCAGGGCAACTTCAAGGCCCTGTTCGTCGCGATCGAGCGTGAGCAGGAGCGCCGCGGCAACCTGTAG
- a CDS encoding DUF983 domain-containing protein, protein MRGALRRCPRCGNGKLFLSWFRMKEACNRCGLLLEREEGGYLGAIAINYGVTGIVFIALLVSVAWATLPAIPVWPLMGASVAVAVLVPLAFYPFSKTIWLAIDLVLRGGRA, encoded by the coding sequence GTGCGGGGCGCCCTGCGCCGTTGTCCGAGGTGCGGGAACGGCAAGCTCTTCCTGTCCTGGTTCCGGATGAAGGAGGCGTGCAACCGGTGCGGACTCCTGCTCGAGCGTGAGGAAGGCGGGTACCTGGGAGCGATCGCGATCAACTACGGCGTCACCGGGATCGTCTTCATCGCGTTGCTCGTCTCGGTGGCCTGGGCCACCCTCCCGGCGATCCCGGTCTGGCCGCTCATGGGCGCGTCCGTCGCGGTGGCCGTGCTCGTCCCGCTCGCCTTCTATCCGTTCTCGAAGACGATCTGGCTCGCGATCGACCTCGTGCTGCGCGGCGGCCGCGCCTAG
- a CDS encoding homogentisate 1,2-dioxygenase, which translates to MLGLPQWIKGRTSRQAHVALPEGTVEEEHGRLGFFGAASHLYRLNAPTGWTSVDGPAAHAAMDLTRLEIADELWPTEVLRNEDLSIGYQRYTQGRPEFLRNADGDLLYFVHTGTGTLATEYGPLTFRPGDYLVVPRGTTFRFEPSEPTDLLALESRGGEIGLPDRGLLGRHALFDPALVEVPEPDPVDEQGEFVIVVKRMGYDTRVTYPHHPCDVVGWKGDLAPMRLNVADFRPISSARYHLPPSAHSTWVGEGFVVATFAPRPGEEDPEALKLPFYHRNIDYDEVIFYHQGDFMSRSGIAEGMLTFHGAGLHHGPQPKAVERAAKAPAGPRQIQEYAVMVDTRKPLVVTDAGQKVDLIGYAMSWSER; encoded by the coding sequence ATGCTCGGATTGCCTCAGTGGATCAAGGGGAGGACCTCCCGGCAGGCCCACGTGGCGCTGCCGGAGGGGACGGTCGAGGAGGAGCACGGACGCCTCGGCTTCTTCGGTGCGGCGAGTCACCTCTACCGGCTCAACGCGCCCACCGGGTGGACCTCCGTCGACGGACCGGCCGCCCACGCGGCGATGGACCTGACGAGGCTCGAGATCGCAGACGAGCTGTGGCCGACGGAGGTACTGCGCAACGAGGACCTCTCGATCGGATACCAGCGGTACACGCAGGGACGCCCGGAGTTCCTCCGCAACGCGGACGGCGACCTGCTCTACTTCGTCCACACGGGCACGGGAACGCTGGCCACCGAGTACGGACCGCTGACCTTCCGTCCGGGCGACTACCTGGTGGTCCCGCGCGGGACCACGTTCAGGTTCGAGCCGTCCGAGCCGACCGACCTGCTCGCCCTCGAGAGCCGGGGGGGCGAGATCGGGCTCCCCGACCGGGGGCTGCTCGGGCGCCACGCCCTGTTCGACCCGGCCCTCGTCGAGGTGCCCGAGCCGGACCCGGTCGACGAGCAGGGCGAGTTCGTGATCGTCGTGAAGCGGATGGGGTACGACACCCGGGTCACCTACCCCCATCACCCCTGCGACGTCGTCGGCTGGAAGGGGGACCTGGCTCCCATGCGGCTGAACGTGGCCGACTTCCGTCCGATCTCGAGCGCCCGCTACCACCTGCCGCCCTCCGCCCACTCGACCTGGGTGGGCGAGGGGTTCGTGGTGGCGACGTTCGCGCCGCGGCCCGGGGAGGAGGACCCGGAGGCGTTGAAGCTGCCCTTCTATCACCGCAACATCGACTACGACGAGGTGATCTTCTACCACCAGGGCGACTTCATGTCCCGGTCGGGGATCGCCGAGGGGATGCTCACCTTCCACGGCGCGGGGCTGCACCACGGTCCGCAGCCGAAGGCGGTCGAACGCGCCGCCAAGGCCCCGGCCGGCCCCCGTCAGATCCAGGAGTACGCCGTCATGGTCGACACCCGCAAGCCCCTCGTCGTGACCGATGCCGGGCAGAAGGTCGACCTGATCGGGTACGCCATGTCCTGGTCGGAGCGGTAG
- a CDS encoding 3-hydroxyacyl-CoA dehydrogenase: MQIEGKTALVTGGASGLGRASTEALHGAGANVVICDLPSSPGDEVAATMDGRAIFAPTDVTAPEEVQAAIDAAVERFGGVHVVVNCAGVAWAQRTVSRGGPHDLEAFRKVITVNLLGTFNVMRLAAHRISEQEPDGEERGVVVNTASIAAFDGQIGQVAYSASKAGVVGMTLPAARDLAARQIRVVTIAPGTFDTPMLAGLPDEARQALADQIPHPHRLGQPSEFGALVRHIVENPALNGEVIRLDGALRMPPR, from the coding sequence ATGCAGATCGAAGGCAAGACGGCGCTCGTCACGGGGGGCGCATCGGGGCTGGGGCGCGCGTCGACGGAGGCGCTCCACGGCGCGGGTGCCAACGTGGTGATCTGCGACCTCCCCTCGTCGCCCGGCGACGAGGTGGCCGCGACGATGGACGGGCGCGCCATCTTCGCTCCCACGGACGTGACCGCGCCCGAGGAGGTTCAGGCGGCCATCGACGCAGCGGTGGAGCGGTTCGGAGGGGTCCACGTCGTCGTCAACTGCGCGGGGGTGGCGTGGGCGCAGCGGACGGTCTCCCGCGGCGGACCCCACGACCTGGAGGCCTTCCGGAAGGTGATCACGGTCAACCTGCTCGGGACGTTCAACGTGATGCGGCTCGCTGCCCATCGGATCAGCGAGCAGGAGCCCGACGGGGAGGAGCGAGGCGTGGTCGTCAACACCGCGTCGATCGCCGCGTTCGACGGCCAGATCGGACAGGTCGCCTACTCCGCGTCGAAGGCCGGTGTGGTCGGCATGACGCTCCCGGCCGCGCGCGACCTCGCCGCCCGGCAGATCCGCGTCGTCACGATCGCGCCGGGGACCTTCGACACCCCGATGCTCGCCGGGCTCCCGGACGAGGCGCGCCAGGCGCTGGCCGACCAGATCCCCCATCCGCACCGGCTCGGACAGCCATCCGAGTTCGGTGCCCTCGTGCGGCACATCGTCGAGAACCCGGCCCTGAACGGAGAGGTGATCAGGCTCGACGGCGCACTGCGGATGCCGCCCCGGTGA